The following are from one region of the Cytobacillus firmus genome:
- the liaG gene encoding LiaG family protein, producing MKRIFVIFIILISSYLLFTGVNSWLSFGGNSTEATLSKRINTISIDVSSSDTVIIPEKRNDVSAELDGKGKVTINKSGNEIRVEYKRKWLDGFQFFNNKSNLKIYIPEDFNKSMSIDIGSGHLNFAGKSESRPFELESLDVNMSSGKVSLANIKADEFEHEGSSGMMDADHIITRTGEIDMSSGKVKVRNYQGKLDAGVSSGQLDIMVGKLTDSIKVEASSGFVRLDLPDDADFTLKGKASSGHISSHFELDDEKRDKNDISGKHGSGEHDIRISVSSGKAEIN from the coding sequence TTGAAAAGGATATTTGTAATATTTATTATTTTAATCAGTTCCTATTTACTCTTTACCGGCGTGAACAGCTGGCTCAGCTTTGGAGGCAACAGTACCGAAGCTACCCTCAGCAAGAGGATAAATACTATCAGCATAGATGTATCAAGCTCAGATACAGTCATTATTCCTGAAAAGAGAAATGATGTTAGTGCCGAGCTTGACGGTAAAGGCAAAGTGACAATAAATAAGTCTGGAAACGAAATTCGTGTTGAATATAAAAGAAAGTGGCTGGATGGCTTTCAGTTTTTCAATAACAAAAGCAATCTGAAAATCTACATTCCTGAAGATTTCAATAAATCCATGTCCATTGACATCGGTTCCGGCCATTTGAATTTTGCCGGTAAATCCGAGAGCAGGCCTTTCGAGCTTGAGAGCCTGGATGTTAATATGAGCTCAGGAAAAGTCAGCCTGGCCAACATTAAGGCGGATGAATTTGAGCATGAAGGCTCATCAGGAATGATGGATGCAGATCATATCATTACCCGTACTGGAGAAATAGATATGAGTTCCGGCAAAGTGAAGGTCCGCAACTATCAAGGCAAGCTTGATGCCGGGGTATCATCAGGACAGCTGGATATAATGGTCGGCAAACTGACTGACTCTATTAAAGTGGAAGCAAGTTCAGGCTTTGTCCGCCTTGATTTGCCTGATGATGCGGACTTTACCTTAAAAGGCAAAGCAAGCAGCGGCCATATCAGCAGCCATTTTGAATTGGATGATGAGAAACGCGATAAAAATGATATTTCCGGCAAACATGGATCAGGAGAACATGACATCCGAATCTCTGTATCCAGCGGGAAAGCTGAGATTAATTAA
- the def gene encoding peptide deformylase — protein sequence MSKFNADTIITMKDIVREGDPILREVTKEVTVPLTEEDRGTLIAMMQYLKNSQDPAAAKKYGLRPGIGLSANQIGLNKRMFTAYFTNEKGEPQEHYIINPKIISHSVGVIFLPEGEGCLSVDRDVKGYVPRYERIKVKAYNLDGEEVTLRFKGIPSIIMQHEIDHLNGIMFYDRIDKNDPFKVPENSVMDSI from the coding sequence ATGAGTAAATTTAATGCTGATACAATCATTACGATGAAGGATATTGTACGTGAGGGTGATCCGATCCTGCGTGAAGTAACAAAAGAAGTCACAGTGCCTTTGACTGAAGAAGATCGCGGAACGCTGATTGCGATGATGCAGTATTTGAAGAACAGCCAGGACCCTGCTGCTGCAAAGAAATATGGCTTGCGTCCGGGCATTGGGCTATCCGCCAACCAAATTGGCCTGAACAAGCGCATGTTTACAGCTTATTTTACCAATGAGAAAGGTGAGCCGCAGGAGCATTATATCATTAACCCGAAAATTATCAGCCACTCTGTCGGTGTCATTTTTCTTCCGGAGGGTGAAGGGTGCCTGTCTGTAGACCGTGATGTAAAAGGGTATGTGCCCCGTTATGAGCGCATTAAGGTAAAAGCATATAATCTTGATGGCGAGGAAGTGACACTCCGGTTTAAGGGGATTCCGTCAATCATCATGCAGCATGAAATCGACCATCTGAACGGAATTATGTTTTATGATCGAATTGATAAAAACGACCCGTTCAAAGTTCCAGAAAACTCAGTTATGGATAGTATTTAA
- a CDS encoding DUF2935 domain-containing protein, with protein sequence MNEIGLTPWEEHAFWLEILEDHAIFVRDHLSPAEDKYVKRADEYRQAFRNLRTRLKQLSPSAQANSQEAASMAMEIWPIANGYFQFEGKLQNLRINNMININLSPTYFNGTLNENQEYLRLLSYYAKGQTPPPQSLFDLLDLWLEDQLGHVLLLRNSIDPIEVFVEEQAQIYTRVFQGFLVQNRHMRGYLRFTQPGFPRQQEMARDVGAAVIEMNEFIKGIVQKYAGKRILDETTLRFLEHHFPEACYLIKKLSYYAPELAEEASKCSLKKPSYG encoded by the coding sequence ATGAATGAAATAGGTTTGACACCGTGGGAGGAGCATGCTTTTTGGCTGGAGATTCTTGAGGATCATGCGATTTTTGTCAGGGACCATCTTTCCCCAGCAGAAGATAAGTATGTAAAAAGAGCGGATGAATACAGGCAAGCCTTCCGGAACCTTAGGACCAGGCTTAAGCAGTTATCTCCTTCAGCACAGGCAAACTCACAGGAAGCTGCATCGATGGCCATGGAGATATGGCCGATTGCCAATGGCTATTTTCAATTCGAAGGAAAACTTCAGAATTTGAGAATCAATAACATGATCAATATTAATCTTTCGCCAACGTATTTTAACGGGACATTAAATGAAAATCAGGAATATTTGCGGCTTCTGTCTTACTATGCAAAAGGGCAAACACCTCCGCCGCAATCCCTTTTTGACCTGCTGGATTTGTGGCTCGAGGATCAGCTGGGGCATGTCCTTCTTCTACGGAATTCGATTGATCCGATTGAGGTTTTTGTTGAAGAACAGGCCCAAATTTATACGAGGGTTTTTCAGGGATTCCTCGTGCAGAACCGACATATGAGGGGATATCTCCGATTCACACAGCCGGGGTTTCCGCGCCAGCAGGAAATGGCGAGGGACGTGGGGGCTGCTGTAATTGAAATGAATGAATTTATTAAAGGCATTGTCCAAAAGTATGCCGGCAAAAGAATTCTCGATGAAACAACTTTGAGATTTCTCGAACATCATTTCCCTGAAGCCTGCTATTTAATAAAAAAACTCAGCTACTATGCTCCTGAACTGGCGGAAGAAGCTTCTAAATGCTCTTTGAAAAAACCGTCTTATGGATAA
- a CDS encoding histidine kinase, producing MKENILICVSNPDHAERLAQRGKKLKEAFQGEGYILSVENRKQEEFNFNELQTKYLFESLAEKYGMKMLAKYAGEKKTARVIADVAEEYKITQIILGQAVQTKLERLVKPSLINELFQLLDGVDIHVAEVSRKVHDPSDDTEKGMPAQIVKKGPDYHLILGESHENRINGTFFKALSSDFSNGFFVIQRGNNHEVLRIHHGIVDSNILEDNRVEGK from the coding sequence ATGAAGGAAAATATATTAATATGTGTAAGCAATCCCGATCATGCGGAAAGACTGGCCCAGAGAGGCAAAAAACTGAAGGAAGCTTTTCAGGGAGAGGGTTATATTCTATCCGTAGAAAACCGGAAACAGGAAGAGTTTAACTTTAACGAGCTTCAGACAAAATACTTGTTCGAAAGTTTAGCAGAGAAATACGGGATGAAGATGCTCGCCAAGTATGCCGGGGAGAAAAAAACTGCCAGGGTGATCGCCGATGTGGCCGAGGAGTATAAAATTACCCAGATTATCCTTGGACAGGCTGTTCAAACCAAGCTGGAGCGGCTGGTAAAGCCTTCGCTGATCAATGAATTATTCCAGCTGCTTGATGGGGTGGATATTCATGTCGCAGAAGTTTCCAGAAAGGTCCATGATCCTTCTGATGACACAGAAAAAGGGATGCCGGCCCAGATCGTCAAAAAAGGCCCCGATTATCATCTAATCCTTGGAGAAAGTCATGAGAATAGAATAAATGGCACTTTCTTTAAAGCGTTATCCTCCGATTTCTCAAATGGTTTTTTTGTTATACAAAGAGGAAATAACCATGAAGTACTGCGTATTCATCATGGTATTGTTGATAGTAATATATTGGAAGATAATCGAGTAGAGGGAAAATAA